In the genome of Pseudomonas bubulae, one region contains:
- a CDS encoding NAD(P)-dependent alcohol dehydrogenase has translation MSTKAIFVQPGGGYDNVVVGSSEARAPGNGEITVRLHANSLNYHDFAVVSGMWGPSENRIPMADGAGEVIAVGADVSEFKVGDSVVSTFFPDWIDGTPLVEGFVTVPGDGIDGYAREQVTAKATSFTLAPTRWSHAEASTLTTAGLTAWRALMADDSLKPGDTVLVQGTGGVSIFALQFAKMAGATVIATSSSDEKLERLKALGADHVINYRKDTHWGETALALTGGRGVDHIIEVGGPATLEQSMIAIRVAGHISIIGILSGVSGAMNFVPMLVKQARLQGVLVGSRSQQQDMIRAINANGMRPVIDRHFPLTDIVEAFKYQETNQHFGKIILDI, from the coding sequence ATGAGCACCAAAGCAATTTTCGTCCAACCTGGCGGCGGTTATGACAATGTAGTGGTTGGCAGCAGTGAAGCGCGCGCCCCCGGGAACGGCGAAATCACTGTACGTTTGCACGCCAACTCACTGAACTACCATGATTTTGCTGTCGTAAGCGGCATGTGGGGTCCGAGCGAAAATCGCATCCCCATGGCCGATGGCGCAGGCGAAGTAATTGCCGTTGGCGCCGATGTCAGCGAATTCAAGGTGGGAGATTCGGTGGTCAGCACCTTCTTCCCGGACTGGATCGACGGCACCCCTCTGGTGGAAGGTTTTGTTACCGTACCCGGTGATGGCATCGACGGTTATGCCCGCGAGCAGGTAACCGCCAAAGCCACGTCCTTCACCCTGGCACCCACCCGCTGGAGCCATGCCGAAGCGTCAACCCTGACTACAGCCGGCCTGACCGCATGGCGCGCATTGATGGCCGACGATTCGCTCAAGCCGGGCGACACGGTATTGGTGCAAGGCACCGGCGGTGTTTCGATTTTCGCCCTGCAGTTCGCCAAGATGGCCGGTGCAACGGTCATTGCCACCTCCTCCAGCGATGAAAAACTGGAGCGCCTCAAAGCGCTGGGCGCAGACCACGTGATCAACTACCGCAAGGACACCCACTGGGGTGAAACCGCCCTGGCCCTCACCGGCGGGCGCGGTGTTGACCACATTATTGAAGTCGGCGGCCCTGCGACACTTGAACAGTCGATGATTGCCATCCGTGTGGCCGGGCATATCTCGATCATCGGCATCCTCAGCGGCGTTAGCGGCGCAATGAACTTTGTCCCGATGCTGGTCAAGCAAGCCCGCCTGCAAGGCGTGCTGGTCGGTAGCCGCAGCCAGCAGCAAGACATGATTCGCGCCATCAATGCCAACGGCATGCGCCCTGTAATAGATCGCCACTTCCCCCTGACGGACATTGTCGAGGCTTTCAAGTACCAGGAAACCAACCAGCATTTCGGCAAGATCATTCTGGACATCTAA
- a CDS encoding YbaK/EbsC family protein: MSLESVRAFFHANAPDLHIIELATSTATVALAAEAHGVEPGQIAKTLAFRVGERNVLLVARGDARIDNKKIKDALGSKAKMLDAETVVALTSHPVGGVCPFGLSTDLAVYCDISLQSFSEVMPAAGATHTAVKICPTRMADLVNAQWVDVCQPLPAA, translated from the coding sequence ATGAGCCTTGAATCCGTACGCGCATTTTTTCACGCCAACGCCCCTGACCTGCACATTATCGAATTGGCCACCAGCACCGCGACGGTCGCTCTGGCGGCCGAGGCCCATGGGGTGGAACCTGGTCAAATCGCCAAAACCCTGGCCTTTCGCGTCGGCGAACGCAACGTTCTGCTGGTGGCCCGCGGCGATGCACGTATCGATAACAAAAAAATCAAGGATGCCCTGGGCAGCAAAGCCAAAATGCTCGATGCCGAAACCGTCGTTGCCTTGACCAGCCATCCGGTGGGGGGTGTTTGCCCATTCGGCTTGTCCACCGATCTTGCCGTGTACTGCGATATTTCCCTGCAAAGCTTTAGCGAAGTCATGCCTGCAGCCGGGGCTACGCATACGGCGGTGAAAATTTGCCCGACACGCATGGCGGATCTGGTTAACGCGCAATGGGTCGATGTGTGTCAGCCCCTACCTGCCGCCTGA
- a CDS encoding DUF3857 domain-containing transglutaminase family protein encodes MHRFTFSKSLICATLGIVSLPSYAALQPASEAALAGETAKNCHFNKDTSTDCTTTYRYTILTNNGREMLSRIDFSFPETDRLEIIDAQSTQPGGKPVALAPSQIDTRMAPNPDQGFQRARQTSIAFPNLRIGTRIMYTVREHTVAKPLMEHFHYPMMFGPAPVRSDAFKSTFTAEQPMVWRSELMEDFTFNPSSDNKTLVIEQQKPRFVNYINEAGNAYIRQMPRVEIASSSQVQDHFGNLAARYQQILGASLPAGAAKVVSGLKGLPAAGRVSGVMQYIHEQYRYMGDWRATDRGYVPFTLKEIEERGYGDCKDLSVLLTAMLKASDITAQTAWVSRGSNPLGLLLPGTGAANHAIVKAQVNGQVWWLDPTNPVFMPGRSMPDIQNRWALVIDAEGKVYQDHIPEEQPSLSMGVKKFEHFNRDGQARTTAEVQMGQMTLMQLSYADTDSGVSATDLNLCNHFGKEIGDCKISREKTGFVVPERYKVQATLTNLRPLENLSGQQVYKPAFASERWDSLMNYRRTGQLADLYMADPETVTYDITLSGAEVGKEIKTCKVNSPWFDMELSSKRSKEEYRYLYSMTQKHSWLSHDEIMSAPFEAMLQQARACNENMQQVVQLVTRS; translated from the coding sequence ATGCACCGCTTTACTTTCAGCAAATCATTGATTTGCGCAACACTGGGGATCGTCAGCCTGCCGTCTTACGCGGCATTGCAACCGGCGTCAGAGGCTGCTCTGGCTGGCGAAACAGCAAAAAACTGCCATTTCAACAAAGACACCAGCACCGACTGCACTACCACGTACCGCTATACCATCCTGACCAACAATGGCCGCGAGATGCTGTCGCGCATCGACTTCAGCTTCCCCGAAACGGATCGGCTGGAGATCATTGACGCCCAGTCGACACAACCCGGTGGCAAACCGGTCGCGCTGGCCCCCTCGCAAATCGATACGCGCATGGCCCCCAACCCCGACCAGGGTTTTCAGCGAGCGCGGCAAACATCGATCGCTTTCCCCAACCTGCGCATCGGCACCCGTATCATGTACACCGTGCGTGAGCATACGGTGGCGAAACCGCTGATGGAGCACTTCCACTACCCGATGATGTTCGGCCCTGCCCCCGTGCGCTCGGATGCCTTCAAAAGCACGTTCACCGCTGAGCAGCCGATGGTCTGGCGCAGTGAGTTGATGGAGGACTTTACCTTCAACCCCTCTTCCGACAACAAGACCCTGGTGATCGAGCAGCAAAAACCGCGCTTCGTGAACTACATCAACGAAGCCGGCAACGCCTATATCCGCCAGATGCCACGGGTTGAAATCGCCAGTTCCAGCCAGGTGCAGGATCACTTCGGCAACCTCGCCGCGCGGTATCAGCAAATCCTCGGCGCCAGCCTGCCTGCGGGCGCCGCCAAGGTTGTTTCGGGCCTCAAGGGTTTGCCTGCCGCCGGGCGAGTGTCAGGCGTGATGCAGTACATCCACGAGCAATACCGTTATATGGGTGACTGGCGCGCCACAGATCGTGGCTATGTACCCTTTACCTTAAAGGAGATCGAAGAGCGCGGTTACGGCGATTGCAAAGACCTGTCCGTATTGCTGACTGCCATGTTGAAGGCCAGCGACATAACCGCGCAAACCGCCTGGGTCAGCCGTGGCAGCAACCCGCTTGGCCTGTTGCTGCCTGGCACAGGCGCAGCCAATCACGCCATCGTCAAGGCTCAAGTCAACGGCCAGGTCTGGTGGCTGGACCCTACCAACCCGGTGTTTATGCCGGGGCGCAGCATGCCCGATATCCAGAATCGCTGGGCACTGGTCATCGATGCCGAAGGCAAGGTGTACCAGGATCATATTCCGGAAGAACAGCCGAGCCTGAGCATGGGCGTGAAGAAGTTCGAACACTTCAATCGTGATGGCCAGGCCCGCACCACGGCTGAAGTACAGATGGGGCAAATGACGCTGATGCAGCTCAGCTACGCCGACACAGACTCCGGGGTTAGTGCCACCGACCTGAACCTGTGCAACCATTTCGGCAAGGAAATCGGCGACTGCAAGATCAGTCGCGAGAAAACCGGCTTTGTCGTACCCGAGCGTTACAAGGTGCAGGCAACGCTGACCAACCTTCGGCCACTGGAAAACCTCTCCGGGCAGCAGGTATACAAACCCGCCTTTGCGAGCGAGCGCTGGGACAGCCTGATGAACTATCGCCGCACCGGTCAGCTGGCGGATTTGTACATGGCCGATCCGGAGACAGTCACCTACGACATCACCCTGTCAGGGGCCGAGGTTGGCAAGGAGATCAAGACCTGCAAGGTGAACTCGCCGTGGTTTGATATGGAGCTGAGCAGCAAGCGCAGCAAAGAGGAGTACCGTTACCTGTACTCCATGACGCAAAAGCACAGCTGGTTGAGCCATGACGAAATCATGAGCGCGCCATTCGAAGCAATGCTCCAGCAAGCCCGTGCCTGCAACGAAAACATGCAGCAAGTGGTGCAACTGGTCACCCGCAGCTGA